From a region of the Helianthus annuus cultivar XRQ/B chromosome 5, HanXRQr2.0-SUNRISE, whole genome shotgun sequence genome:
- the LOC118492106 gene encoding uncharacterized protein LOC118492106 → MSSENNSSFALKSILEKDKLNNTNFLEWHRNLRIVLKMAKRLYVLETPIPTAPENNTVVAKKAFDKHKEDAMEVACLMQATMSPDLQKNMEDMNAFDMIEQLKGMFQKQARQERYDTMKQLISCKMQEGSSVSAHVLKMKGYIDQLNKLGYPLQDEMAVDFILNSLSSHYDQFVMNFNMNDWVKTVPELHGMLKTAEMNISNKVSQVLMVRSGGVKKPKTKKKSYNSKNKGKAPVAAKPATNKSKQAVKAPLPEERQCYESQSEEG, encoded by the exons ATGTCATCTGAAAACAACTCCTCTTTTGCTCTCAAGTCCATACTTGAGAAAGACAAGCTGAATAACACCAATTTTCTTGAGTGGCACCGcaacttgagaatcgttctcaagaTGGCAAAAAggctttatgttttggaaacccCGATCCCAACCGCACCCGAGAACAACACTGTGGTTGCGAAGAAGGCTTTTGACAAACATAAAGAAGATGCCATGGAAGTTGCTTGCCTGATGCAAGCCAccatgtctccagatcttcagaaGAATATGGAAGACATGAATGCCTTCGACATGATTGAACAACTCAAGGGCATGTTTCAGAAACAAGCCCGTCAGGAACGCTATGACACCATGAAACAGCTCATAAGCTGTAAAATGCAAGAGGGTTCCTCAGTTAGTGCTCATGTCCTCAAGATGAAAGGCTACATCGACCAACTGAACAAACTTGGTTATCCTCTCCAAGATGAGATGGCTGTTGACTTCATTCTCAACTCTCTTTCCAGTCACTATGATCAATTTGTTATGAACTTTAACATGAATGACTGGGTAAAGACAGTGCCAGAGCTACACGGGATGCTCAAAACGGCAGAGATGAACATTTCCAACAAAGTAAGCCAAGTGTTAATGGTTCGATCTGGTGGTGTTAAAAAGcccaaaacaaagaagaaaagttATAACAGCAAAAACAAAGGAAAGGCTCCTGTTGCTGCCAAACCTGCCACCAACAAGAGCAAGCAAGCTGTGAAAGCCCCTCTTCCGGAAGAGCGGCAATGCTATGagt CTCAAAGTGAAGAAGGCTAA